In one Heterodontus francisci isolate sHetFra1 chromosome 18, sHetFra1.hap1, whole genome shotgun sequence genomic region, the following are encoded:
- the samm50l gene encoding sorting and assembly machinery component 50 homolog B — MGSVQARSLEPLPVSGPNLLPSVDETETVEVEPETKQEVLENKGVIVQHVHIDGISRTKDDLLVYEIADVFKAKNLIEVMKKSHEARERLLRLGIFRNVEVLIDTAQGDEALVDGLDVIFEVKEMRRLTGSYNTMVGNNEGSMVLGLKLPNLFGRAEKITFQFSYGTKETSYGLSYFKPRPGNFDRNFSVNLYKVTGQFPWSSLRETDRGVSTEYNFPIWKTNHALKWEGVWRELGSLSRTASFSVREESGHSLKSSISHTMTVDTRNSAILPKCGALFKINQELAGYTGGDVSFLKEDVELQFNSSLLWDSVLSASLWGGLLVPIGDKPSSIADRFYLGGPTTVRGFSMYSIGPQSEGDYLGGEAYWAGGLHFYTPLPFRPGQGGFGDLFRTHFFLNAGNLCNLNYGEGPNAHLQKLAECIRWSYGAGIVLRLGNIARLELNYCIPMGVQSGDRICDGVQFGAGIRFL; from the exons GTGATTGTTCAGCATGTGCACATTGATGGAATCAGCAGAACGAAAGATGATCTCTTAGTATATGAAATAGCCGATGTATTCAAAGCTAAAAACCTCATTGAA GTGATGAAGAAGTCTCATGAAGCCCGTGAACGGTTGCTCCGTCTGGGAATTTTCAGAAATGTGGAGGTCCTCATTGATACTGCCCAGG GTGATGAGGCATTGGTCGATGGATTGGACGTGATCTTTGAAGTAAAGGAAATGAGACGATTAACTGGGAGTTACAACACTATGGTTGGGAACAATGAAGGAAGTATG GTTCTGGGTCTGAAGCTACCCAATCTATTTGGTCGAGCAGAAAAGATAACTTTCCAGTTCTCCTATGGAACAAAGGAGACCTCCTATGGCCTCTCGTACTTTAAACCGAGGCCTGGCAACTTTGACAGAAA TTTTTCCGTTAACTTGTATAAGGTAACTGGACAGTTTCCCTGGAGTTCGCTTCGTGAGACTGATAGAGGGGTCTCAACTGAATATAAT TTTCCGATATGGAAAACCAATCACGCTCTGAAATGGGAGGGAGTTTGGAGGGAGCTGGGCTCTCTGTCTCGCACAGCATCTTTTTCTGTTCGGGAAGAAAGTGGTCACTCTCTCAAATCTTCAATTTCG CATACAATGACAGTTGACACACGGAATTCAGCAATCCTCCCCAAATGTGGCGCTTTATTTAAAATAAACCAG GAGCTGGCAGGTTACACTGGAGGTGACGTGAGCTTTTTGAAGGAGGACGTTGAGCTGCAGTTCAACAGCAGCCTCTTGTGGGATAGC GTTCTCTCAGCTTCTCTGTGGGGTGGCCTTCTAGTACCAATTGGGGATAAGCCATCCTCTATTGCTGACAG ATTTTACCTTGGGGGGCCAACAACTGTTCGTGGCTTCAGCATGTATAGTATTGGACCACAGAGTGAAG GGGACTACCTTGGTGGTGAAGCATACTGGGCTGGAGGGCTGCACTTCTACACACCTCTGCCTTTCCGTCCAGGCCAAGGAGGATTTGGAGACCTTTTCAGAACACACTTCTTTTTGAATGCTGGCAACCTTTGTAACCTCAACTATG GTGAGGGTCCCAATGCACACCTCCAGAAACTGGCAGAATGTATTCGATGGTCCTATGGGGCAGGGATTGTCCTGCGACTGGGAAACATCGCCAGGCTGGAACTCAACTATTGTATTCCCATGGGTGTGCAGAGTGGGGATCG GATATGTGATGGTGTCCAGTTTGGGGCAGGAATAAGGTTTCTATAA